The sequence GCAATGTGATTCCGGCACCGTTCCTCGCGCCCCGGTTTGCCGCAACGCGCTCGACCACGCTGTTTTCGGCCACGCTCAGTCCCTGGCATTTTTATAGCGATACGCTGGGCTTGCCGGCGACGACGGCGTGGATCGATGTGGCGTCGCCATTCACGGCGGCGCAATTGACGGTACGTCTGGTGAGCACGATTTCGACGCGCTTTCGTCAGCGTGCCGGATCGATCGATCCGATCATCGACCTGATGGTCCGGCAGTACCGCGAACGGCCGGGTAACTACCTGACTTTTTTCAGTAGCTTTGATTACCTGCAGGCGGTCACCGCCCGGCTGATTACGCTGCATCCGGAGTTGCCAATCTGGCAGCAAGCGCGGCGTATGGATGACGCCGGCCGCGAAGACTTCCTGGCGCGCTTCGCCCCCGGCGGACGCGGCATCGGTTTTGCGGTACTCGGCGGCTCGTTCGGCGAAGGCATCGACTTGCCGGGCGACCGCCTGATCGGGGCTTTCATTGCGACGCTGGGCTTGCCGCAAATGAATCCGGTCAACGAGCAAATCATGCAGCGCATGCAACAGCGCTTCGGCAGCGGCTACGGCTACGACTACACCTACCTGTTCCCCGGTCTGCAGAAAGTCGTACAGGCGGCCGGCCGCGTCATACGCACGCCGTCGGATCGCGGCATCGTGGTGCTGATCGACGACCGCTACCCGCGTCCGCAAATACGGGCCTTGCTGCCGCGCTGGTGGCAGCCGGAATAATTTCCTGCGAACAATGAACTAATTGAATGAACTAAGTGAAAGGCAGCGTCATACACAGTATGGCCGGTGCCAAGCCGGCCACGCCGCGAGGCTTCCTCAATCCGAACTTCACGATGACTGGATATCACCATGCAATGGTCACAAGGCTATGTAGCGGATCTCGATTACCCGGCAGGTTTCTATCAAGAGCAAGGACCTGACTATCTCAATATCGCTTGCGTACTCAACGAAGTCGAGCCGGTCCGTACCGACCGGCCTTACACCTATCTCGAGCTGGGTTGCGGCATGGGCAATACGCTGGCCATCCTGGCTGCCGGCCATCCGATGGGAACCTTCTACGGCATTGACTTCATGCCCTCCCACATCAGCACCGCGCGCCGGATCGCCGGGGCGACGCACCTTGAAAACCTGCACTATCTGGAACACAGTTTTAGCGACCTGGTCGATGGCTCCGCGCCAGCCTTGCCGCAATGCGATTTCATTACCCTGCATGGTGTCTACGCCTGGATCAGCCGGGAGAGTCAGCAACACCTCATCACGATCCTGAAGCGCCACCTCAAACCTGGCGGCATCGTCTACATCAGCTACAACGCGCTCCCCGGATGGAATGCCGACAGGACCCTGATGCGACTCATGCGGGAGTTTGCCGACGGGGAGCGCGGCGACAGCGCGTCGCGCTTGCGTAGTGCAACCCGTTTCATGGAACAGTTCGATCTGGAACAAGGCGGTGGCTTCAGTGAAACACCCGCCCTGAAAAATTTGCTGGATACCTTAAACAAAGGCAATGCTGCCTACCTCGCGCATGAATACCTGCACCAGTTCGCAGAACCGCTCTATCACCTCGACGTGGCACGCGATCTTGCTGCCGCCAAGCTCGATTTCATTGGCTCATCGGACCTGTGCGAGATGCTGCCGCGGCTTTACCTCAATGACGAGAAGCAGGCGGTACTGGAGAAGATTACCGATCCGGCCCTGCGCGAGACCGCGAAGGACTTTTTTCTGAATCGCAAATTCCGGCGCGATGTGTTTGTCCGCGGTGCCCGGAAAATGACTCCGACCCGGCAGGCAGAATGGCTGCAGACCTTGTCGGTGGCGTTGCTGAAACCGCATCGGCACGTCAACTTGAACAAGCTCCCGGCAGGCCTCATGGAGGTCTGCATCGACCAAGCCGGTTTCGCTCCAACGCTGGAAAAACTCGCTGCAGGCCCTTGTACGCTGGCACACCTGCTTGGCGCCGATGCCATGAAAAACCGGCCATTCCCGGCCGCTTTCGGCGTAATCCTGATGCTGACGGGGTCCTCACAAGCAGCCCTGTACGTGCCACGAACCGTCAATCCTGACGCGGCACAAAGGCTCAACGCTGTTCTGGCAGACGAGGGTCACCACAATGATCACTACCGGACCCTGGCGTCGCCGTTGACGGGCAGTGGCGTCGTCGTCAATCCGGTGGAGTTGCTGGTGGTCGGCGTGTTACGACAGCGACCGGAGGAAATCCTCAGTACCGTGATTGCGCAAGCCCGGGCCAGCCTGGCGCGACGCGGACGGCGTCTGCGCCGGGATGGCGTAATGCTGGAATCGGATGAAGAAAATCAGAACGAAATTGCGTTGTATGCGCGCACTGCGATGGAAGACAAACTGCCGCTCTGGCGGCAGCTCGGCATGCTGTGAGACCGGCCTGCGCAGGCCACGCGCAGCGTGCAAATACACAGGCCGGACAGCTCAGAAGTGGCGCTTGACCACTTCGCCGAAGGCATCGTCGGCCGACATGCCATTGCGCATCAGCGTGGTGATTTCATCGGAATAATCACCGATGGCCGCTGGCAGTGACTGGCGATTTTCCTTGTAGTACGCGTACTTGGCCGCATCGACCATGTCGGTCGCCTTGATGGTAGCTGCCGTATTGCGCACGCTGCGTTTGACGTTGCTGGTCTTGCCGACGTTGGCCTTGGCCTCCTTGATCTTGTCGAGCGAGAACGCCGCAGTGGCATTGACACCCTCGAATTCGTCGGCCTTCGGATGCAGCAAGTGGTGATTGCTGTCAAACGCCATTTTCTTGTCGGAGCTGTTCCAGACCTGGTAGTTCGGTCGCTGTCCGGGTGTGGTCAGGGCAAATTGCACCCGATCTCCGTAAGCGGCCATCTGGGCCATCACATCGTTGAGGAATTCAGTCGAGAGAGTATCGAGCTTGCCGTTCCAGCGTTTGCTTCTTGTCGTAGTCAAAGTACGTAGTTCCAAAAATAGGAGCAGGAACAAGTCACGGTATGCGCTGACCTGCAACTACTGGTTTCATGATCGGTTGAACTAAATCCGTATGGCGCTATTATCGCCCGTCAGGATTCCAGCCGTAAGAAAAAGTTACTTTGCTGATTTCGGTTTGGGTTTGACATTCAGGTTTTCGGTCAAAAACATCATCGCCCGCTGCAGGCTGATGTCGGTTTCATCGATCAGCCGTTCACGTGCTTCCGGCAAAAATTCTTCATTCCACAAGGCCAGCAAATTGTCCTTGATCTCGAAGGGCGCGGCGGCATTGACAAAGTCCGCCACCGCTGTGCTGTTAAAGCCCGCCTTGCGCACTTGCCGCACCATCGTGCGGGCTTCGGCATCGGTAACCATGGTCTTCGGCTTGGCACCGGTGGCCAGGCACATGAACAGGGTCAGGCGCGAATACGGATCATCCTTGCCCTTCATCGCAGCCTGCCATTGCTCCGACACAAAGCCGGCAAAACTGTCGATATCGTCGAGATCGGCATCACGCAGAAAATAGCGCTCGACGATGATATTGAGCACGACATCGATGGCATTGGCCGTATTGAGAATCAGCGGGCCATCGAGTTTTTCGATATCGCGCCGGATGGTCTCGGCGATTGCATGGTGCGGATCGGGCACGTCGTCCAGCAAGGTCCTGGCGATCTTGAGCTTGCCGCCGGGCTGTGGCTGGTTGCGGATCGCGGTAACCAGCTTGGCAAACTCAGCGTGATCGGGGGCTTTGTCGAGACCGGCATGGCGCGCCAGGATGGCCGTGCGGATGATCGATTCGACCGAGAGATAATCGAGTGCCGCAGGCGGCACGCGCAGGTCGTCACGAAACCAGTGCGCCGCTGCGGTGATGTCGACGGCTTCCTGCCGGCGCTTGAGTTCCTTGCGATAAGCCGCCAGCGAAGTCGGCTTGAGCAAGGTGCGCTCGTTCTGGAAATCGATCAGCGACTGGCTCTTGATGTCGCCACTCATCACGGTTTCCGGCATCGCGTACAAACGCTTGAGCATGTCATTGCCACCACGCGAATGGGACAGGAAACTGTTTTCCTGCAGCGAGCGGGCAGCCGCATCAAGGTCACCACCGCTGGCCTCTTCGAGGTACAGGCTGACCAGCGTGACGATGCGCTTGCGCGCGTTATCCAGTTCGGCCTGCAAATGCGGCGTAGCGAAGTGCGTCGCAACCTGCACGGTGCCTTTGGCGCCATCGGCGATGATCACATTGCAACGACTGACATCGATGATTCCCTTGGCCAGACCATGGGTCAGCGCCTTTTCAAAAAAGGGTCGCTTGTCGACTAAGGCGACAGCTTGCTTGGGTGTCGTCATGGCCTTACAACGCTGATTCTTCGTCGGGTCCGGCGACCGGCTTGCTGACCACGGGCGCGTCACGGCGCACCGGCACGGCAGTCGGATCGAGTTCCATCCGCTCCAGATCGGCTTCGGCCTGCAGGCGTTTTTTCAGGTGGGTTTTGATTTGCGGCAGGATCTGCTCGAACATGTCCGGATGGTGATTGCGCAGCAGCCAGGTCACTTCTTTCCAGTCACGGTCGCTGGCCTCGGACTTGTCGATGACATCGTCTTCTTCGGCATGGACATCCTGTGCGAGGCCTTCGGCGTCTTCGTCTTCGACGACCGCCTTGCGGGAGTGCAGATGGTTGAAGGTCCCGTAATTGGCGAAGTGAACAATCATCTCGTCGTGATCGCGCAGGTAATCGATCAGAGCTTCGCAACCGCCGTCGATGTCGCCAATCGCCTCAAGGAAGTCGTCGGTATCGCTGCCTTCGCGAAACAGCACCGCATTGATCATGCCGCGCAAATGCGTGTGGGTATGGTCACCGTAGAGCCGCTCCATGACCAGCGCGCGGGCGAACTGTTCGGGCGTCACCACCAGGTTGACCACTGATTCGTGCGACGAATCGAATTCGCGGATCACGGCCAGCAAATCCTTGGGAGGCATTTGTTCGAGGACCGCCACCAGGGCGAAATCGCCCTCGGCTTCGGCCAGCGAGACCAGCGCGAATTCGGCGCCGGCGATATCGCCAGCCCGGATCAGGCTGGCGGCTTTCAGTACGAGTGCATTGGACATGGGCGTTCTAATCAGGAAAAAGGTCGAGCGGACACGCGGTCCGCGTTATCGCAAGTGGCAGTCTGGCGACGCCTATTCGCGCCGGTCGAAACCCTGCTCGGACATCCATTCGGAGCCGGCTTCATCGAGATCGCGCTCATCGTCGTCATCGTCGCGACCGTTTTCACCTTCGTCATGCTCTTCGTCATCGGCGGCGGCGCGATGGCTGTTGCCACCCTTGCCATGCAGGTATTCGAGGCAGATCGTCGTGATCAGGAAGCGTTCACCGCCGGTTTCCA comes from Actimicrobium sp. CCC2.4 and encodes:
- a CDS encoding class I SAM-dependent methyltransferase, encoding MQWSQGYVADLDYPAGFYQEQGPDYLNIACVLNEVEPVRTDRPYTYLELGCGMGNTLAILAAGHPMGTFYGIDFMPSHISTARRIAGATHLENLHYLEHSFSDLVDGSAPALPQCDFITLHGVYAWISRESQQHLITILKRHLKPGGIVYISYNALPGWNADRTLMRLMREFADGERGDSASRLRSATRFMEQFDLEQGGGFSETPALKNLLDTLNKGNAAYLAHEYLHQFAEPLYHLDVARDLAAAKLDFIGSSDLCEMLPRLYLNDEKQAVLEKITDPALRETAKDFFLNRKFRRDVFVRGARKMTPTRQAEWLQTLSVALLKPHRHVNLNKLPAGLMEVCIDQAGFAPTLEKLAAGPCTLAHLLGADAMKNRPFPAAFGVILMLTGSSQAALYVPRTVNPDAAQRLNAVLADEGHHNDHYRTLASPLTGSGVVVNPVELLVVGVLRQRPEEILSTVIAQARASLARRGRRLRRDGVMLESDEENQNEIALYARTAMEDKLPLWRQLGML